Genomic window (Bacteroidota bacterium):
TTTTTAATATTGACGCTGCATTTTTTACACCCCAACTTCTTCCACTGTTTTAGTATCAAACGCGTCGCGCAGGCCATTGCCGAGTAGTACAAAGGCAAGCACCATGAGCATGATAGCTATGCCGGGCAGGAAGGCCAGGTAAGCGGCATCAGCGATAATGTAACCCCTGTGGGCGCTTATCATTCCTCCCCAGGAGGCAGTTGGGGGCTGAGCACCAATACCGAGAAAACTCAGGCCGGCTTCAATCAATATGGCATTGGCAAAATTAGCGGCAGATAAAACAATTATGGGGCCTATAATATTAGGCAATACATGTCCCATGATGATACGAAAATTACCGAAGCCCAACGCACGACCGGCCTCCACAAATTCGTTTTCGCGCAGACTAAGCACCTGTCCGCGTATTACGCGGGCAACCTCCACCCACATGGTCACACCTACCGCAATAAATACCTGCCAGAAGCCCTTACCCAAAGCAAGGGTTACAGCAATAACCAGTAATAATGTTGGTATAGACCATACAACATTAATTATCCACATGATCAAATTATCGATCCAGCCCCTGAAATAACCGCTCAATGTCCCCATTACAACTCCGATAAGGATCGAAAGGATCACAGATATAAATCCTACAGCCAGCGAGATCCTGGTACCGATGATCAGCCTGCTCAACATATCGCGGCCAACACGATCGGTGCCCAACAGGTAAACATGTGTTTTAATATGGTCGCGGATGATCTGAGATTTCATCTCGTGTGTTTTTAACTTTATTTGCCGGGCCGAATCAATGTCATAAAACTCAACAAAACCTTCCTTTGCATTATCTATGAATGGCTTGCTGAAGTCAACAGCGTATATAACATCTACCATGTTATATTTTATTTTAGGGCCCCTATTATTTTCATGACCTGTGTATTCCTCGTAAATTATATCATTCCCGTTAAATTCAAAATCATAAAAAGGCGCTTCCTTAAAATCATTCTCGCGGCCAAAGATCATTTTTGAAAAAAAACTTTTTTTATTTGAAATCTGGTTTTTCCGGATACAAAGCTCCTTCACAGTAAAGCCGGGATGTTTAACGGACAGTTCAAGTTTTTGATCATTCGCATCCGGTGTGGAATCGGGCACAATAAGATACCCGAAGACGGCGATCAGAAAACTGGCAGTGATCAAATACAGACCCAGCAAAGCAAGTTTATTCTTCTTCAATCGCTGCCATGCGTAAAATGTAAGTGAATGCGAACCTCTCCTTCTGTGAATATTGCTCATCTATCAGTCTCCTTCAAACAGATTTTACAATTCGATCTTTCCAAACGTATTTTTTCCGCATTCCAAGAAGTAATATTAACACAATACTGAACGAATTGCGAAACCAATATGTTGATTGTACGTACTTGTTTGTTAAAAAAAACCGATACAACACTCAGCAATATATGATCCGCAATAAACTTTAAGCTTAAAAGCGCCAAAAATGTTCCCGCAAATTTACCGTAAAAAAACGACAAAACTAAATTGAAAAAAAGCACAATATTAATTCCACTTATAAGTATAGCCACACTAGCCGAAACCGTGCTTATATTTGACATGCCTTTCGAAGCCCAGCGCATTCGCTGATATAAAAACCCGCCAAAGGTACGCTGCACTTTTGTGCTTACAATAGCTGCCTGCGACCTCAGGAACTTCACCTGCCCCGGAAATTTCTGTACGAATTTATCCATCAACAGAACATCATCTCCGGAGGCTATATGGTCAATTCCATCGAATCCTCCCGCCTCTGTAAATGCACTCCGTTCGTACGCCAGATTGGCTCCATTGCTCATAATAGGAGTGTTCTGCCGGCAAAACACTCCGCTAAATGCCATGAGGGCCATTAACTCCATACTTTGCAATGATCCGAAACCCGAAGTTTCACCATAAGTAGCAACAGGGCCCATAATCATTTTAGGCTGATGTTGTTCATAAAATCCAACGATGGCTGACAGCCATTGATTGTTCATTACGCAATCCGCATCCGTTGTTACAATAAGCTTACCGGTTGAGTTTGCAATACCGATTTTCAACGCATTCTTCTTCCCTCCCCCAGATGAGCCGATACCAGCTGCTTTAAATAATTTAATCTTTACACTGCTGTTCTTAGCGCCGGCAACCTGAACTAATAAAGCCGTACTATCCGACGAATCATCATCAACTACAATTATTTCAAAAAGGTGTTTGGGATAATCCTGTTTTATCAGGCTATCCAGGCAGCTTAAAATATTTTTTTCTTCATTACGCGCTGCTATAATTACGCTTACAGAGGTTGAAGGCAGGTATTTACCGGGTTCAAATACAGGAATCTTTTTCCAGCCGGTTGCTACTTTTAACACAATATAGGCATAGGCTGCTCCTGTAACGAGGGTAATGAATGCAACACTATAAAACAAAAGCTGTATCATATCTTGCTCTTAAACAAATCAAGCCTGAATACAAACACCGAACCGGCAATTGCGGGAATAGCGATATTAATAATCCACAACGCAAATGATGCGGTTACTATACCGAGATTGTTCCCGGACAACAACCCAATAAATGCCAATGCCGCGGAACCCCGGATACCAAGCTCTGTTACGGTAATGGTAGGGATAGCGGTTATGGCGAAAAAAGTCAGAGCTATCATTGTCAATCCTTCTTTCACATTTATATTTACATTGAACAGCCGCAGCAGAAAAAAGAACTGTGCTGTAAATATTACATAACGCAACAATGACAATAAAATGATCTTTGCCAGTTCAGCACCTGAATATTCATCCAACGCATCTATGTAATACTGGAAGCGGGCAAGAACTTTAATTCTGCGGGTTAAACTACTTATGAATGAAACATTAAAATAGGCGAGGAGAAGAGCGATGCTCATCAGTACAACCATGATTACAAACGTGAAAAATAAATAAGGATTTTGCTTCTCATTGATATCGGTGTATCCCGACAGGTAAAAAAGCAAAGCCAAAGCTCCCGTCAATATAGTAATGAGTAATTGCGCCGAGTTGCCCAGGAAGGTCAGCAGTATCCCCTGCAAACGATTTTCATGTTCAAGAAAAAAAATGCGTCCGCCAAACTCCCCTGCCCTGTTGGGTGTGAATACACTTACAGTTACCCCGGTTAAAACTGCTGAAAGAGATCTGAAAAAAGAAAGCGGTTCCAGGTGGCGGATGATCATCCGCCACTTAATAGCCTCCAGCGACCAATTGAAAAACATGAAAATGAACAATAAGAAAATATCCGACAGGTTAATTTTGACGAATGCCGCTTTCAGTTCATTACTCATACCGGCAAAATCGCTGCGGTTAAAAATTTTGTGATAAATATAATACAGGCAGCCGCCCACAATAGCCAACTTGATGAAAAGACTTATACCTTTGTATTGACGTAATTTTTGAACCATATTACTTTTCGTAAACTTACAAAAAAAGGGACGAAGGGCGAGGGACGAGAGACGAAGAAAGTAAAGTTATCATCATAGCATAGACTTTATACTTTTTAGCATTTGAATACCGACAGAATTATACTTGGCATTGACCCCGGCACAACGATCATGGGCTATGGGATCATTCATATCAAGGGTTCTAAAATGGAGCTGATCACGATCGGAGTACTGCACCTACATAAACTGGCAGACCATCCGCTTAAACTGAAAACAATTTTTGAGCGCACACTTCAGCTTATTGACGGGTATAAACCGGATGAGCTGGCCATTGAAGCTCCGTTTTTCGGCAAGAACATTCAATCGATGTTGAAACTCGGAAGAGCACAGGGAGTGGCTATTGCAGGGGCTTTATATAAAAATATCCCCATTTTTGAATATTCGCCAAAAAAAATAAAACAATCCATTACAGGGAACGGCAGTTCTTCGAAAGAGCAGGTAGCGGCAATGCTGCAAACATTATTGAATTTTACCGAAATGCCCAAACACCTCGACGCGACAGATGGATTGGCAGCGGCGGTGTGTCATTACTTCCAAAGAAACAAAAGCGGTGGTAAAAAGAGTCATTCGGGCTGGAAATCGTTTTTGACAGACAATCCGGATAAGGTGATATAGGGTACAAAAGGGGTGATCGGTAGAAGAGGTAACCAGTGATCAGTGATCGGTATTCTCCCGGTGTTAAAATTCTAAACCGACTACTATTTCATAGCTGATAACCGAATTCTAATTCGTTTCCAGTATCTTAAACAGTTCGTCCAGTTTAGGAGTTAAAATAATTTCTGTCCTGCGGTTCTTCTTACGGGCATCCGAAGTGCTGGCAGGGTCGATCGGGAAGTATTCGCCGCGGCCGGCTGCTGTCAATCGTTTAGGATCAACATTTTTGTTGGATGTAAGAATTTTTATGATGGACGTAGCCCGCATAACACTCAGATCCCAGTTGTCCTTAATATCTCCGGATCCCTTCATCGGAACATTATCCGTATGACCCTCCACCATTACATTGATGTCGGTATTTTGTTCGAGTACACTGGCCAGTTTTTTTAATGCTTCGGCACCTTTGGCTTCCACATTGGTTTTGCCGGAAGCGAATAACAAACTTTCATCAAGCGAAACATAGACCTTTCCATTTTTCTGTGTAATGGTCAGGCCTTTATTTTCGAAACCGAGCAAGGCATCCGTCACTTTATTTTTCAAGGCAATAACCGCGTCATCTTTCCTTTTCAATATCTCCTGCATCTCGGCGATCTTTTTCTCCCGGAGCTGAAGTTCAGCCTTCACCTGGTCGAGCGTCTTTTGTTTTTCATTCAGGCTTGCCTCCAGCGCTTTAAGTTCATCCTGCCTTTTAAGCAGCGACTCCTGTGTTGCCTGTAGCTCTGTAGATATTTTCTTGGTGTCATTAATATTTATGTCCATCATTTTATTATACTTCTCAAGCAATTGCTCGTTTACGCCGTTAAGTTTGTCGTATTTAAGCGCCATTAAGCGATAACTGCTGCCCATCAGCGCAGTATCCTTCTGAAGTTTGTCCAGCCTTTGCTGCACGTCGTTCAGGGTGATCTTCATTTCTTTGTTTTGCGCTTCAAATTCCTGCTGTCTTGTCTTTATTGAAGAAAGTTCCTCTTCACAGCTTTTACGTTTTGTTTTCTCTTCTTCAAGCAAACGCTGTGGTACGCATGAAGTAAGAACAATAGCCAGTCCGACGAGGCTAAAACAGAGGAGTTTGTTTGTTTGCATGGTATTTTAGAACATTTTGTAATACACACAATATTATGAATCTTAACAGCCGGAAGTTGATAAAAAATGAAACATTTATGCACATTTTACGTTTAATAACTTAGATTAGGGTTCAAAGTTTTGAGTTCAGGGTTCAAGGTTCTTGGGTTTTGGGGTCAAGGTTATTAATAGATACAACTAACAAATCAAAAACATGCTAAGCAAAAACTGGTTAACCGAAAAGCATATTGATTTTGAGTACAAAAAATATGTAGTGTTGGCATACATAAAAGAGGTTAGCGAGAATTTTGAATCCAATCGCCTCTACCCTTCCTTGTCGGAATTGGTTGAACATTACCGCCAGTTAATATCCATTAAAGAAAATAAACAGCATTTAAAAGACGCCTTTCCTCAGCGTATGCAGCAAGTGGATATGGAACGCTTCCTGATAAGCTATGAAAAAATGGTTGAGGATGACGCATTAATGGCCGAACTGGAGTCGATCATTGAATATTCCATTCCACAGTTCAAACACTCGTTAAGCGAAGGAAAAAAAATATATGATTTTATAGAGGAACAACTGAGCATTTTGCCGGTAGGTGTGATGCCATTATACCCTGAACAAGGTTACATGTTTATTAAGAATGCGAGCGCGGATACAGTTGTATACGAATACCAGATCACTATTTTCCAGCAGCCCGATGAAAAGTACCGCGGCATACATACCACTTACGTAAAGTCATACACCAAAAATTTTATTAACACCTACGAGTACATTAAAACCGACCTGGTACGCGAAAACAAAAACCTTCCTAATCCCGCTGCCTTCGCGGTGGAAAGCGATCTGAAATTACCACTTGAGCAAACGCTGCTACCTATTGCCAAACGCGCTTTGGTAAAAAAGGTGAGTGCGGGGGAGTAAAATATTCAGACCCAATACAATTACTTTTTGTGGGAATTAATTACCTTGCTTGTCCTTAACAGCCACAAACCAATGTTTCGGCCAATCTTTCGTCTTTTTATATTTTTTGTTTGCACATGGGGTACACTATCCGCACAGCAAACCTATACCCTGAGCGGAACTATTGCCGACTCAACGAATGGCGAAACCATTATAGGCGCAATTGTATACGTAAAATCACTTGGTAAAGGAACCACTGCCAATACTTATGGCTTTTATTCACTCACATTACCCGAAGGAACTTACGATGTGTCATTCTCTTTCATTAGTTATGAGACCACAACGAAAAGGATCACTCTTAACAAAAATGTCTCGCTTAACCTCAAATTCAAACCTGAGTCAACCGCTTTAAAGGAAGTTGTTGTGTCAGCCGAATCTTCCAAAGAAAAAGAAGAAGTGAAGTCCACACAAATGGGTATGATCAGTTTGCCAATTGAGCAGATCAAGCATGTACCTTGTATCGGCGGCGAAGTGGATATAATTAAAGTGATGCAATTGATGCCCGGTATAAAACGGGGTGGCGAGGGCCAGACCGGCATGTATGTACGCGGCGGCGATGCCGATCAGAACCTGATACTGGTTGATGAGGCTACTGTTTATAATGTTTCGCATTTGTTCGGCTTCTTTTCGGTATTCAATAATGATGCGCTGAAAGATGTGATGATATACAAAGGCGGCTTTCCCGCAAGTTATGGCGGACGGCTTTCCGCCGTGATGGATATTCGTATGAAGGAAGGAGATATGCAAAAATACCATGTTGATGGGGGTATAGGCTTATTGTCGTCTCACCTTACAGTGCAAGGACCCATTATAAAAGATACAGCATCATTCATTATTTCCGGACGCAGATCATACATCGACCAGGTATTCAAACTTGCTTATGGCAAGAGTGTACTCCCCTACTATTTCTACGACATAAACGCGAAAGTCAATTATAAAATAACCAACCGCGATCGCATTTACCTGAGCAGTTATATTGGAGATGATGTCCTGGCCTTCAAACAAAAAGCGGATTCATCACTGCTCGATTTCGGCTTTTACCTGGGCAATATAACCGGAACTTTGCGCTGGAATCATTTGTATAAAAACGACAAACTCTTTTCCAACGTATCGCTTATATACACGCGCTTCAGGTACGATGTGCATGGTGATTTTGCCAATAATTCTGTTCTTGTCAAATCAAGCATAATGGACCTGGGCGGCAAAGCCGATTATAACTACTACAAGACAAGTGAAAATAAATTTATGTTTGGCGGCTCGATAGTGAACCACAGTTTCAGGCCCAATGTGGTAAGTACTTCCGGCGAGATATCGCAGGCACTTGCTTCGCAGGAAGGCGGGTTATTGTCGACCCAGGAAATGGCAATTTACGGGCTGAACGATCGCTCACTCAACGCACGCTGGAATATTAATTATGGTGGGCGCATTTCATTCGTTAATGCGAACGGAACCAGCTACGGTGGATTTGAGCCAAGGCTTTCGGCTACACGCGTATTAACAGAAACACAATCACTAAAATTCGGATTGTCGCGCATGATACAATATATGCACCTCGTATCCAGTTCGTCCATCGCTTTGCCAACCGACCTTTGGTATCAAGGAGCCAACCTTATACTGAATAACAATTTTGAAGACGAGATAGTAAGCGGGAAGGGCGCAGCAAGCGGCATTGAACTTTTTCTAAACAAAACAGCAGGCCGTTTTAACGGATGGATTGGTTATACATTATCCGTTTCAACACGCAAGTTTGAAGATCTGAACAATGGAAAGGAATATTATGCCAAATATGATCGCCGGCACGACTGGTCGTTTGTGGTGAATTATGAACTAAGCAAACGCTGGAGCGTTTCAGCAGTATGGGTCTATTCATCAGGTCTTCGTTTCACCCCGGTCGTTGGCAATTATTTTATGCCGAACGCAGCA
Coding sequences:
- a CDS encoding ABC transporter permease is translated as MSNIHRRRGSHSLTFYAWQRLKKNKLALLGLYLITASFLIAVFGYLIVPDSTPDANDQKLELSVKHPGFTVKELCIRKNQISNKKSFFSKMIFGRENDFKEAPFYDFEFNGNDIIYEEYTGHENNRGPKIKYNMVDVIYAVDFSKPFIDNAKEGFVEFYDIDSARQIKLKTHEMKSQIIRDHIKTHVYLLGTDRVGRDMLSRLIIGTRISLAVGFISVILSILIGVVMGTLSGYFRGWIDNLIMWIINVVWSIPTLLLVIAVTLALGKGFWQVFIAVGVTMWVEVARVIRGQVLSLRENEFVEAGRALGFGNFRIIMGHVLPNIIGPIIVLSAANFANAILIEAGLSFLGIGAQPPTASWGGMISAHRGYIIADAAYLAFLPGIAIMLMVLAFVLLGNGLRDAFDTKTVEEVGV
- a CDS encoding glycosyltransferase yields the protein MIQLLFYSVAFITLVTGAAYAYIVLKVATGWKKIPVFEPGKYLPSTSVSVIIAARNEEKNILSCLDSLIKQDYPKHLFEIIVVDDDSSDSTALLVQVAGAKNSSVKIKLFKAAGIGSSGGGKKNALKIGIANSTGKLIVTTDADCVMNNQWLSAIVGFYEQHQPKMIMGPVATYGETSGFGSLQSMELMALMAFSGVFCRQNTPIMSNGANLAYERSAFTEAGGFDGIDHIASGDDVLLMDKFVQKFPGQVKFLRSQAAIVSTKVQRTFGGFLYQRMRWASKGMSNISTVSASVAILISGINIVLFFNLVLSFFYGKFAGTFLALLSLKFIADHILLSVVSVFFNKQVRTINILVSQFVQYCVNITSWNAEKIRLERSNCKICLKETDR
- a CDS encoding flippase-like domain-containing protein produces the protein MVQKLRQYKGISLFIKLAIVGGCLYYIYHKIFNRSDFAGMSNELKAAFVKINLSDIFLLFIFMFFNWSLEAIKWRMIIRHLEPLSFFRSLSAVLTGVTVSVFTPNRAGEFGGRIFFLEHENRLQGILLTFLGNSAQLLITILTGALALLFYLSGYTDINEKQNPYLFFTFVIMVVLMSIALLLAYFNVSFISSLTRRIKVLARFQYYIDALDEYSGAELAKIILLSLLRYVIFTAQFFFLLRLFNVNINVKEGLTMIALTFFAITAIPTITVTELGIRGSAALAFIGLLSGNNLGIVTASFALWIINIAIPAIAGSVFVFRLDLFKSKI
- the ruvC gene encoding crossover junction endodeoxyribonuclease RuvC; this encodes MNTDRIILGIDPGTTIMGYGIIHIKGSKMELITIGVLHLHKLADHPLKLKTIFERTLQLIDGYKPDELAIEAPFFGKNIQSMLKLGRAQGVAIAGALYKNIPIFEYSPKKIKQSITGNGSSSKEQVAAMLQTLLNFTEMPKHLDATDGLAAAVCHYFQRNKSGGKKSHSGWKSFLTDNPDKVI
- a CDS encoding OmpA family protein, giving the protein MQTNKLLCFSLVGLAIVLTSCVPQRLLEEEKTKRKSCEEELSSIKTRQQEFEAQNKEMKITLNDVQQRLDKLQKDTALMGSSYRLMALKYDKLNGVNEQLLEKYNKMMDININDTKKISTELQATQESLLKRQDELKALEASLNEKQKTLDQVKAELQLREKKIAEMQEILKRKDDAVIALKNKVTDALLGFENKGLTITQKNGKVYVSLDESLLFASGKTNVEAKGAEALKKLASVLEQNTDINVMVEGHTDNVPMKGSGDIKDNWDLSVMRATSIIKILTSNKNVDPKRLTAAGRGEYFPIDPASTSDARKKNRRTEIILTPKLDELFKILETN
- a CDS encoding TonB-dependent receptor is translated as MFRPIFRLFIFFVCTWGTLSAQQTYTLSGTIADSTNGETIIGAIVYVKSLGKGTTANTYGFYSLTLPEGTYDVSFSFISYETTTKRITLNKNVSLNLKFKPESTALKEVVVSAESSKEKEEVKSTQMGMISLPIEQIKHVPCIGGEVDIIKVMQLMPGIKRGGEGQTGMYVRGGDADQNLILVDEATVYNVSHLFGFFSVFNNDALKDVMIYKGGFPASYGGRLSAVMDIRMKEGDMQKYHVDGGIGLLSSHLTVQGPIIKDTASFIISGRRSYIDQVFKLAYGKSVLPYYFYDINAKVNYKITNRDRIYLSSYIGDDVLAFKQKADSSLLDFGFYLGNITGTLRWNHLYKNDKLFSNVSLIYTRFRYDVHGDFANNSVLVKSSIMDLGGKADYNYYKTSENKFMFGGSIVNHSFRPNVVSTSGEISQALASQEGGLLSTQEMAIYGLNDRSLNARWNINYGGRISFVNANGTSYGGFEPRLSATRVLTETQSLKFGLSRMIQYMHLVSSSSIALPTDLWYQGANLILNNNFEDEIVSGKGAASGIELFLNKTAGRFNGWIGYTLSVSTRKFEDLNNGKEYYAKYDRRHDWSFVVNYELSKRWSVSAVWVYSSGLRFTPVVGNYFMPNAALTGADIFPVYTDRNAVQLPASHRLDINFVLKSKEHKHWKSELFLGAYNFYNRAQPYQIRITGEGSGYKYQAVGLFGFIPSIGFNFSF